From Juglans regia cultivar Chandler chromosome 6, Walnut 2.0, whole genome shotgun sequence, the proteins below share one genomic window:
- the LOC109020978 gene encoding UPF0481 protein At3g47200-like, translating into MAAGENEENQPQSALTPKLQKVIFLLRDNKNFSKYYEPRVVSLGPIHHGKERYRLGETYKLKLTKDFVTESCENVNIDDLYKKIEQQIEELRECFEEEVTKPYDNGALAWILFVDGCAVLQYIYYAVNNKFKEKNIKDDSVTFFQQDLFLLENQLPYCLLKSLMSLSKMREEFMSSIQNFIKRNHNMVLEGGQQLSGNGEGSGPQPQTHLLDLLRTSLLGPPGRQTQTENVQENRTKDPEWQSYRNLQELKAAGIIVERSCIKTDDSTGPKFLNMIAYEMCPDFYNDFGITSYISFLDSLIKEDGDVKDLRKARVLCNVLGNDQEVAHLFNEMGTDLVPDLEAYKDVKYKIQECYDHGAWRRFTIEFFNHHFRTSWTGIASLGALFVLFLEVTQTWFTVFSPDHCDDFCKKFTQNL; encoded by the exons ATGGCGGCCggagaaaatgaggaaaatcaaCCCCAATCGGCCCTAACACCAAAGCTGCAGAAGGTTATCTTCTTGCTCCGTGATAACAAGAATTTTTCAAAGTATTACGAGCCAAGAGTTGTATCTTTGGGTCCGATCCATCATGGCAAGGAAAGGTACCGGTTGGGGGAGACATACAAGCTCAAATTGACCAAAGATTTTGTTACAGAAAGTTGCGAGAACGTAAATATAGACGATTTATACAAGAAAATAGAGCAGCAAATCGAGGAACTCAGGGAATGCTTCGAGGAAGAGGTGACGAAGCCCTACGATAATGGCGCCCTCGCCTGGATACTGTTCGTGGACGGCTGCGCAGTACTGCAATACATATACTACGCTGTTAACAACAAGTTCAAAGAGAAGAATATAAAAGACGACAGCGTAACCTTCTTCCAACAGGATTTGTTCCTGCTGGAGAACCAACTTCCGTATTGTCTCCTGAAGTCGTTGATGAGCCTGAGCAAGATGAGAGAAGAGTTCATGAGTTCGAttcagaatttcattaaaagaaaCCACAACATGGTACTAGAGGGTGGTCAGCAATTATCAGGAAATGGAGAAGGATCAGGGCCCCAGCCGCAGACCCATCTTCTGGATCTTCTGAGGACAAGCCTCTTGGGCCCGCCAGGGCGTCAGACACAAACTGAGAACGTACAAGAAAATAGAACGAAGGATCCAGAATGGCAATCCTACCGCAATTTGCAGGAGCTTAAAGCAGCAGGAATCATCGTGGAAAGGAGTTGTATTAAAACCG ATGACTCGACAGGGCCAAAGTTCTTGAACATGATAGCCTACGAAATGTGTCCGGACTTCTACAATGACTTCGGCATCACCTCCTACATATCCTTCCTCGACTCGCTCATCAAGGAAGACGGCGACGTCAAGGACCTGAGAAAAGCGCGAGTGCTGTGCAACGTCCTTGGCAACGACCAGGAAGTGGCTCATCTATTCAATGAGATGGGGACAGACTTGGTGCCAGACCTCGAGGCATACAAGGATGTCAAGTACAAGATTCAGGAATGCTACGACCACGGTGCTTGGAGGAGATTCACAATTGAGTTCTTTAACCATCATTTCCGCACCTCCTGGACGGGCATCGCTTCTTTGGGTGCATTGTTTGTGCTTTTTCTGGAAGTCACTCAGACTTGGTTTACAGTATTCTCCCCTGACCATTGCGATGATTTTTGCAAGAAATTTACACAAAACTTATGA